The Nitrogeniibacter aestuarii genome has a window encoding:
- a CDS encoding methyl-accepting chemotaxis protein yields the protein MQSVSDTPIWLRLTAVIAAMLLCAFGAMIYWETQVNRETAIDQAREFALSVHDMTMAGLTGMMITGTVGQRDVFLDQIKELSSVRDLTVIRGEAVSKQFGPGMAGETTVTAEEKEVLASGKPLFDVRTEPGIGEHLRVIVPAQASKNYLGKDCTTCHMVAEGTSLGAVSMKIDLAKVNSAVSDFRNKSLLFALLVSVPLVGFIFFFIRRFVTTPLAHMTGNLEEIANGKGDLTARLDVSHRDEIGRAAESFNQMLATIAELVRQVGGSAASVAGAARGVSGSANQLGDGSHQQNRQSLAAAEAMEDLMQKTAHIATSAENVRDLSHESLARSEEGLKRLRHLIGEVDHVESAVSQMDTTVTAFVDSTTEINHMTQEVREIAEQTNLLALNAAIEAARAGEQGRGFAVVADEVRKLAEKSAKSAGEIDAITTTLSKQSGEVKSALHSGRDHLASSRKAADDVKGVLDAANASVSQVCSGLDDIAEATEAQRASSVQVTQSIEAIASMARENDAAISKTVGSAQDMERQASGLQEAVARFRV from the coding sequence ATGCAAAGCGTCTCGGATACACCCATCTGGCTCAGGCTTACGGCCGTCATCGCGGCCATGCTGTTGTGCGCCTTTGGGGCCATGATCTATTGGGAAACCCAGGTCAATCGGGAAACCGCCATCGATCAGGCCCGCGAGTTCGCCCTGTCGGTGCACGACATGACCATGGCCGGGCTGACCGGCATGATGATCACCGGCACGGTGGGGCAGCGCGACGTCTTTCTTGATCAGATCAAGGAGCTGTCCTCCGTGCGTGACCTGACGGTCATTCGCGGTGAGGCCGTGTCGAAACAGTTCGGCCCCGGCATGGCGGGCGAAACGACCGTCACCGCTGAGGAGAAAGAGGTACTGGCGAGCGGCAAGCCCCTGTTCGATGTGCGCACGGAACCAGGCATCGGTGAGCATCTGCGGGTTATCGTGCCGGCGCAGGCCTCGAAAAACTACCTGGGCAAGGACTGCACCACCTGTCACATGGTCGCCGAGGGGACGTCTCTGGGGGCCGTCAGCATGAAGATCGACCTCGCCAAGGTGAATTCGGCGGTTTCGGATTTCCGCAACAAGAGCCTGCTCTTTGCGTTGCTGGTGTCGGTACCGCTGGTCGGTTTCATCTTCTTCTTCATTCGCCGTTTCGTCACGACACCGTTGGCTCACATGACCGGTAACCTGGAAGAGATCGCCAACGGCAAGGGCGACCTCACCGCCCGACTCGATGTGAGCCACCGGGACGAGATCGGGCGCGCGGCCGAGAGCTTCAACCAGATGCTGGCGACCATCGCGGAACTGGTGCGGCAGGTGGGCGGTTCGGCGGCCAGTGTGGCCGGCGCAGCCCGTGGTGTTTCCGGCAGTGCCAACCAGCTGGGGGATGGCTCCCATCAGCAGAACCGACAGTCTCTCGCCGCGGCCGAGGCCATGGAAGACCTGATGCAGAAGACGGCTCACATTGCGACCAGTGCCGAGAACGTGCGCGATCTGTCGCATGAGTCGCTGGCTCGTTCGGAAGAGGGCCTCAAGCGCTTGCGCCACCTGATCGGCGAGGTTGATCACGTGGAAAGCGCGGTGTCGCAGATGGATACGACCGTGACCGCCTTTGTCGATTCGACCACTGAAATCAACCACATGACCCAGGAAGTGCGCGAGATTGCCGAGCAGACCAATCTGCTGGCCCTCAATGCCGCGATTGAAGCCGCCCGTGCCGGCGAACAGGGACGTGGATTTGCGGTGGTGGCGGACGAGGTGCGCAAGCTGGCGGAAAAATCGGCCAAGTCGGCCGGTGAGATCGATGCGATCACCACCACCTTGTCCAAACAGTCCGGTGAAGTGAAATCGGCGCTGCACAGCGGTCGCGATCACCTGGCCAGCTCACGCAAGGCCGCTGACGATGTCAAAGGCGTGCTCGACGCGGCCAATGCATCGGTCTCGCAGGTGTGCAGCGGTCTGGATGACATTGCCGAGGCCACTGAAGCACAGCGCGCCTCCAGCGTTCAGGTGACCCAGAGCATCGAGGCCATCGCTTCGATGGCCCGTGAAAACGATGCGGCCATCAGCAAGACGGTGGGATCCGCGCAGGACATGGAGCGTCAGGCTTCCGGTCTGCAGGAGGCGGTTGCCCGCTTCCGCGTCTGA
- a CDS encoding toll/interleukin-1 receptor domain-containing protein has product MGHIFISYRRDDSAGYAGRLEEALQAYFGPDAVFRDVDDLVPGMAFSSALDARIDAARVVLVLIGPGWLDADRDGVRRLEQADDYVRREVAQALASAKPVIPVLLGGAQLPAREALPAPLKGLVDRHAVCLDDSGWRDDVARLSGALAQWVPPAGHSRFPGAARWGVGLVVLLGALMLAWPHEPPFPSGAWETEVRYEWGPVVTERFVLTERGEQIIGWASFLGVPRPIVAASWSEGVLQFETRTHSQMGDEERSLHHRYLMQRDDTDRTWRMDYVIEGGFSPVKPMRLSLRYAGAEP; this is encoded by the coding sequence ATGGGGCACATTTTCATTTCATATCGACGTGACGACAGCGCCGGGTATGCGGGCCGGCTGGAGGAGGCGCTCCAGGCGTACTTCGGCCCCGATGCCGTGTTCCGCGATGTGGACGATCTGGTGCCCGGCATGGCTTTTTCCTCGGCGCTTGATGCCCGGATCGACGCGGCACGGGTGGTGCTGGTGCTGATCGGGCCCGGGTGGCTGGACGCCGATCGCGACGGCGTGCGCCGTCTGGAGCAGGCCGACGACTATGTCCGGCGGGAGGTCGCACAGGCCCTCGCCAGTGCGAAACCGGTCATCCCCGTCCTGCTCGGCGGAGCGCAATTGCCCGCGCGCGAGGCGCTTCCGGCGCCGCTCAAGGGGTTGGTCGATCGTCATGCAGTGTGCCTCGATGACTCCGGTTGGCGCGATGACGTGGCACGCCTGTCAGGTGCACTTGCTCAGTGGGTGCCGCCTGCCGGGCACTCACGGTTTCCGGGCGCAGCCAGATGGGGCGTTGGCCTTGTCGTGCTGCTCGGCGCACTCATGCTTGCCTGGCCTCATGAACCCCCCTTTCCCTCGGGTGCCTGGGAGACCGAGGTGCGTTACGAATGGGGGCCGGTGGTGACCGAACGCTTCGTCCTCACCGAGCGCGGGGAGCAGATCATCGGGTGGGCAAGTTTTCTCGGCGTGCCCCGGCCCATCGTTGCCGCGAGCTGGTCGGAGGGTGTCCTGCAGTTCGAAACGCGCACGCACAGCCAGATGGGCGATGAAGAGCGCAGCCTGCACCATCGCTATCTCATGCAGCGCGACGATACGGACCGCACATGGCGGATGGACTACGTGATCGAAGGCGGATTTTCGCCTGTGAAGCCGATGCGTCTGTCGCTTCGCTACGCCGGTGCCGAACCCTGA
- a CDS encoding Crp/Fnr family transcriptional regulator: MSSTDTFIERYPVLAELPEAARTALLDAAQWVTVPAGTVLFDDHQACEGFPFVVRGSVRVIKASPNGRELPLYRVSPGETCVISSSCLLGHEDYNARGITETETEMVMLPKPVFDALLGEPAFRGFVFHLFSDRIAELMQLIEEVAFHKLDQRLATLLLGKGRILHTTHQQLADELGSVREIISRLLKGFAAQSLVKLSREQIEILDPAGLRHVAGG; encoded by the coding sequence ATGAGTTCCACCGACACCTTCATCGAGCGCTATCCGGTACTGGCCGAGTTGCCCGAGGCCGCGCGGACAGCGCTGCTTGACGCCGCCCAGTGGGTCACCGTCCCGGCGGGGACCGTGCTGTTCGACGATCACCAGGCCTGCGAGGGTTTTCCATTCGTGGTTCGCGGCTCGGTGCGGGTCATCAAGGCGTCTCCCAATGGTCGCGAGCTGCCGCTGTACCGGGTGTCTCCGGGCGAAACCTGCGTGATTTCCTCGTCATGCCTGCTGGGTCACGAGGACTACAACGCACGCGGCATCACCGAAACGGAAACCGAGATGGTCATGCTGCCCAAGCCGGTGTTCGACGCCCTGCTGGGCGAACCCGCCTTTCGCGGCTTCGTTTTTCACCTGTTCTCCGATCGCATTGCCGAGCTCATGCAACTGATCGAGGAAGTGGCTTTCCACAAACTCGATCAACGCCTGGCGACGCTGCTACTGGGAAAAGGGCGCATCCTGCACACCACCCACCAGCAACTGGCGGACGAACTGGGCAGCGTGCGCGAGATCATCAGCCGCCTGCTCAAGGGATTTGCCGCCCAGTCGCTGGTCAAGCTTTCCCGGGAACAGATCGAGATTCTAGATCCGGCCGGATTGCGACACGTCGCAGGCGGTTGA
- a CDS encoding alpha/beta fold hydrolase produces MSTLGVVLLHGKWDAPPFAVTPLADALNDAGHRTTVSTYPWALRRLYDRPLEEAMATIDADVASLRENGCARIVVCGHSLGAAVALAHAAQGAAADGLVLLAPGHFPERMAADGHTLAALAIAQTQPTEHERIPLTDTFQGTTRRIRMRPAHYLSYFDPVGALVWPDNMGRLEAKLPLLWIVGDKDPAAGLGIDYAFTRKRRHPLDRHVCLPARHEETPAAAITVVTDWLKRLEETA; encoded by the coding sequence GTGAGCACGCTCGGCGTCGTCCTGCTGCACGGCAAATGGGACGCCCCGCCCTTTGCCGTAACGCCCCTCGCGGACGCACTGAACGACGCCGGGCACCGCACCACCGTTTCGACCTATCCGTGGGCCCTGCGGCGTCTTTACGACCGCCCGCTCGAGGAGGCCATGGCCACCATCGACGCGGATGTCGCGAGCCTGCGTGAAAACGGTTGTGCGCGGATCGTCGTGTGCGGCCATAGCCTCGGCGCAGCGGTGGCCCTCGCCCACGCGGCGCAAGGCGCTGCCGCCGATGGGCTGGTGCTTCTGGCACCAGGGCATTTCCCCGAGCGCATGGCCGCCGACGGACACACGCTCGCTGCGCTGGCCATCGCGCAGACCCAGCCCACTGAACACGAGCGCATTCCCCTCACCGATACCTTTCAGGGCACGACCCGTCGCATTCGCATGCGACCGGCTCACTATTTGTCGTATTTCGATCCGGTGGGCGCTCTGGTGTGGCCGGACAACATGGGGCGACTCGAGGCAAAGCTGCCATTGCTCTGGATCGTGGGTGACAAAGACCCTGCCGCCGGGCTGGGAATCGACTATGCTTTCACGCGCAAACGCCGCCATCCGCTGGACCGCCACGTGTGTCTTCCGGCACGGCATGAAGAGACGCCAGCGGCGGCGATCACTGTCGTGACCGACTGGCTCAAACGCCTGGAAGAGACCGCATGA
- the xth gene encoding exodeoxyribonuclease III, giving the protein MRIATWNVNSLKVRLPHVLDWLASEKPDALCLQELKMEDKAFPLEAIQEAGYHAVFNGQKTYNGVAILSPEPVSDTIKDIPDFEDAQKRIIAATVGDVRVICGYFPNGQAVGSEKFEYKMRWLEALTAWVKAEMTRHPKLVLTGDFNIAPEDRDAHPDWKDEIHVSEPERAAFRALAGLGLTDAFRLFEQEERSFSWWDYRMGAFRRNFGLRIDHLLISEPLVSKTTLCHVDKAPRKLERPSDHAPVVLDLDL; this is encoded by the coding sequence ATGCGAATCGCCACCTGGAACGTCAATTCCCTGAAAGTCCGCCTGCCCCACGTCCTCGACTGGCTGGCGTCGGAAAAACCCGATGCCCTGTGCCTTCAGGAGCTCAAGATGGAAGACAAGGCCTTCCCGCTCGAGGCGATTCAGGAAGCGGGCTATCACGCCGTGTTCAACGGCCAGAAAACCTACAATGGCGTGGCCATCCTCTCCCCCGAACCGGTCAGCGATACGATCAAGGACATTCCCGATTTCGAAGACGCACAGAAACGCATCATCGCCGCCACGGTCGGTGACGTACGTGTTATCTGCGGCTACTTTCCCAACGGCCAGGCCGTCGGCTCGGAGAAGTTCGAGTACAAGATGCGCTGGCTTGAGGCGCTCACCGCCTGGGTCAAGGCAGAAATGACACGCCATCCCAAGCTGGTGCTCACGGGCGACTTCAACATCGCACCCGAAGACCGCGATGCTCACCCCGACTGGAAGGACGAAATCCACGTCTCCGAGCCCGAGCGCGCCGCGTTCCGCGCGCTGGCCGGACTCGGACTGACCGACGCCTTCCGCCTGTTTGAACAGGAAGAGCGCAGCTTTTCCTGGTGGGACTACCGCATGGGGGCATTCCGTCGCAACTTCGGCCTGCGCATTGACCACCTGCTCATCAGCGAACCGCTGGTGAGCAAGACGACGCTCTGCCACGTGGACAAGGCCCCACGCAAGCTCGAACGGCCGTCCGACCACGCCCCGGTGGTGCTCGACCTCGACCTGTGA
- a CDS encoding EAL domain-containing protein translates to MRAPSFGLPSILRLEQILSRRKLRFVFQAIADCGDGRVFGYEALMRGPDGTDLASPERLLEVARYAGMSMTLESVACEEAVRQFAALGLGGNVFINLSAPTLGAFADAQGGSLVKTALRHGIAPERIFLELTEHERVPDVALFAAQMEVLRGQGLKLAIDDFGDGRSSLRLWSELRPEVVKMDAYFAKGLNKSHRKLAILRHTQELADLLDTPLVVEGIETPEELRLIRDLGCRFAQGYLLGRPSEAPDDRISIAALDALAAPSLELQPQRPQRASLIETVESLCVTTPAVRAGDTCEHVLQLFGRLDEAHAVAVLEGERPIGLINRQRFIDRMSKPFHVDLFGRRPCALFMDSNPLRVDRYSSIESLTTVMLGENQRYLTDGFIVTDRGGYFGLGTGERLVRAVTERRIEAARLANPLTCLPGNVPITDHIRRLLDARAPFNAAYFDLNNFKPYNDLYGYWRGDEMIKLASAVLVRHCDSRCDFLGHVGGDDFVVLFQSRDWEMRCRRILDEFDRRARDLFDLAELERNGFMSEDRRGFAAFFPLTSISVGVVSVPAGCDATPEAVASCAAEAKKAAKRSGDHFAATSQPETGRSGRRFEHAAVA, encoded by the coding sequence ATGCGTGCGCCCTCATTCGGATTACCCAGTATTCTGCGACTTGAACAGATCCTGTCCCGGCGCAAGCTGCGCTTTGTTTTCCAGGCGATTGCCGATTGTGGCGACGGCCGCGTGTTCGGGTACGAGGCCTTGATGCGAGGCCCCGACGGAACCGATCTGGCTTCGCCGGAACGCCTGCTGGAAGTGGCCCGCTACGCCGGCATGAGCATGACGCTCGAATCCGTGGCTTGCGAGGAAGCCGTGCGCCAGTTTGCCGCGCTGGGGCTCGGTGGAAACGTGTTCATCAACCTGAGCGCACCCACGCTGGGCGCATTTGCTGATGCCCAGGGCGGTTCGCTGGTGAAGACGGCACTGCGCCACGGCATCGCCCCCGAGCGTATCTTCCTTGAACTGACCGAGCATGAGCGCGTCCCCGACGTGGCACTGTTTGCCGCACAGATGGAGGTGCTTCGAGGGCAGGGCTTGAAGCTGGCCATTGATGACTTCGGGGACGGCCGCTCAAGCCTCAGGCTCTGGTCTGAGCTTCGGCCGGAAGTGGTCAAGATGGACGCCTATTTCGCCAAGGGTCTGAACAAGTCCCATCGCAAGCTGGCCATCCTGAGGCATACGCAGGAACTGGCCGACTTGCTCGACACCCCGCTTGTGGTCGAAGGGATCGAAACGCCCGAGGAGCTTCGGCTGATTCGCGACCTGGGCTGCCGGTTTGCACAAGGCTATTTGCTGGGCCGCCCTTCGGAGGCGCCTGATGATCGCATCAGTATTGCGGCACTCGACGCGCTGGCCGCGCCGTCGCTCGAACTGCAGCCCCAACGGCCGCAGCGTGCCAGCCTGATCGAAACGGTCGAGTCGTTATGCGTGACCACGCCAGCGGTTCGCGCGGGCGATACCTGCGAGCATGTGCTGCAACTGTTCGGCCGGCTCGATGAGGCCCATGCGGTGGCCGTGCTCGAAGGGGAGCGACCGATCGGCTTGATCAACCGGCAGCGTTTCATTGACCGGATGTCTAAGCCTTTTCACGTCGATCTGTTCGGACGCCGTCCGTGTGCGCTGTTCATGGACTCGAATCCGTTGCGGGTGGATCGGTACTCAAGCATCGAATCGCTGACCACGGTGATGCTGGGCGAAAACCAGCGCTACCTGACCGACGGATTCATCGTCACTGATCGGGGCGGCTACTTCGGCCTGGGCACCGGCGAGCGGCTGGTGCGTGCCGTGACCGAGCGACGTATCGAGGCGGCTCGCCTGGCCAATCCGCTGACCTGTCTGCCCGGGAATGTGCCCATTACCGACCACATCCGGCGCCTGCTCGATGCACGGGCACCGTTTAACGCCGCCTACTTCGATCTGAACAACTTCAAACCCTATAACGACCTCTACGGTTACTGGCGCGGGGACGAGATGATCAAGCTCGCCTCGGCTGTGCTGGTGCGGCACTGCGACAGTCGCTGCGATTTTCTCGGGCACGTGGGCGGGGACGACTTCGTGGTGTTGTTCCAGAGCCGGGACTGGGAGATGCGCTGCCGGCGGATTCTGGACGAATTCGATCGTCGCGCCCGAGATCTGTTCGATCTCGCCGAACTGGAGCGCAACGGCTTCATGTCGGAAGACCGGCGCGGTTTCGCGGCCTTCTTCCCGCTGACGTCGATCAGCGTCGGCGTGGTGAGCGTCCCGGCGGGGTGTGATGCGACGCCAGAGGCGGTGGCCTCGTGTGCCGCCGAAGCCAAAAAGGCGGCGAAGCGGTCCGGAGACCACTTCGCCGCCACGTCGCAGCCCGAGACGGGGCGATCAGGCCGTCGTTTCGAGCATGCCGCTGTGGCGTAA
- a CDS encoding M3 family metallopeptidase — MTSPTSNPLLDFTGLTHFDKIAPDHVEPAIQYLLEDAQRTIDALAQAGTPATWDDFVIPMTEATEHLGRAWGVVGHMHSVMDTPEWRAAYNKLLPEISRFFAELGQNQGVYEKFHALAKSTEYARLNGVRQRIIDHELRDFRLSGAELPDEQKPRFKEIQEALSSLAAGFSENLLDSTNAFAEYVTDEAELAGLPEDVIHAARAAAEKEGKDGWKFTLHMPSYLPVMQYADSARLRETMYRAYATRASEHGDGKWDNGPLMGKILALRAEEARMLGFESYAELSVVPKMADSPAQVLAFLNDLAHKAKPFAERDLAELKAFADEQLGMREMNPWDVAYASEKLREARYAFSENEVRQYFPEPKVLDGLFGVIESLYGVSLKRDSAPTWDPSVTVLRIERDGQMIGQLYLDLHARETKRGGAWMDSARSRQMSRGRLLTPVAYVVCNFSPPVGDKPATLTHDDVTTLFHEFGHALHHLLTEVDEVAVSGIHGVEWDAVELPSQFMENFCWEWDVVSGMSSHVNTGEPLPQALFDKMVAARHFQSGMQMVRQLEFSLFDLRLHHEIEADAPVAAETVLKLLDDVRKQVAVLIPPAWHRFPHSFSHIFAGGYSAGYYSYKWAEVLSADAFAAFEEAGQGKHSLLDRATGERFWREVLAVGGSRPAIESFRAFRGREPQVEALLRHSGMLETTA, encoded by the coding sequence ATGACAAGCCCAACCAGCAATCCCCTGCTCGACTTCACCGGCCTGACCCATTTCGACAAGATCGCGCCCGACCACGTCGAACCTGCCATTCAATACCTGCTCGAAGATGCCCAGCGCACCATCGACGCGCTGGCACAGGCCGGGACACCGGCCACCTGGGACGATTTCGTCATCCCCATGACGGAGGCCACCGAGCACCTGGGGCGAGCCTGGGGCGTGGTCGGTCACATGCACAGCGTGATGGACACTCCGGAGTGGCGCGCTGCCTACAACAAGCTGCTGCCCGAGATCAGTCGTTTCTTCGCCGAGCTGGGGCAGAATCAGGGGGTCTACGAGAAATTCCACGCGCTGGCCAAGAGCACGGAGTACGCCAGGCTCAACGGCGTTCGCCAGCGCATCATCGATCATGAATTGCGCGACTTCCGCCTCTCGGGCGCCGAGCTGCCCGATGAGCAGAAACCACGCTTCAAGGAGATCCAGGAAGCCCTCTCCAGCCTCGCTGCCGGATTCTCCGAGAATCTTCTCGACTCGACCAACGCCTTTGCCGAATACGTGACCGACGAGGCCGAACTGGCCGGTCTGCCTGAAGACGTGATCCATGCAGCCCGCGCCGCGGCGGAGAAGGAAGGCAAGGACGGCTGGAAGTTCACCCTCCACATGCCCAGCTATCTGCCGGTGATGCAGTACGCCGACAGCGCGCGCCTGCGCGAGACGATGTATCGCGCCTACGCCACTCGCGCTTCCGAGCACGGCGATGGCAAATGGGACAACGGCCCGCTGATGGGCAAGATCCTCGCCCTGCGTGCCGAGGAAGCGCGCATGCTCGGGTTCGAGAGCTATGCCGAACTCTCGGTGGTGCCGAAGATGGCGGACAGTCCGGCACAGGTACTGGCGTTCCTGAATGACCTGGCACACAAGGCCAAGCCGTTTGCAGAACGCGATCTGGCCGAGCTCAAGGCGTTCGCCGACGAGCAACTGGGCATGCGCGAGATGAACCCGTGGGATGTGGCCTATGCCAGCGAGAAGCTGCGCGAGGCCCGCTACGCCTTCTCAGAGAACGAAGTGCGTCAGTACTTCCCCGAGCCGAAGGTGCTGGACGGCCTGTTCGGCGTCATCGAATCGCTGTACGGCGTGTCGCTCAAGCGGGACAGCGCGCCGACCTGGGATCCGTCGGTCACGGTGCTGCGCATCGAACGCGACGGTCAAATGATCGGCCAGCTCTATCTTGATCTGCACGCCCGTGAGACCAAGCGCGGTGGCGCCTGGATGGATTCGGCCCGCAGCCGTCAGATGAGCCGGGGTCGCCTGCTGACACCGGTGGCCTACGTGGTGTGCAACTTCTCGCCGCCGGTCGGCGACAAGCCCGCCACCCTGACCCACGATGACGTAACCACCCTCTTCCACGAGTTCGGCCACGCCCTGCACCACCTGTTGACCGAGGTCGACGAGGTGGCGGTCTCTGGAATTCATGGCGTGGAATGGGATGCCGTCGAGCTCCCCAGCCAGTTCATGGAGAACTTCTGCTGGGAGTGGGACGTGGTCTCGGGCATGAGCAGCCACGTGAATACCGGCGAGCCCCTGCCGCAAGCACTGTTCGACAAGATGGTGGCGGCACGCCACTTCCAGAGCGGGATGCAGATGGTTCGCCAGCTCGAATTCAGCCTGTTCGATCTGCGCTTGCATCATGAGATCGAGGCCGACGCGCCGGTGGCGGCCGAAACGGTCCTGAAGCTGCTCGACGATGTGCGCAAGCAGGTTGCCGTGCTCATTCCGCCCGCCTGGCACCGCTTCCCCCACAGCTTCTCGCACATCTTCGCCGGCGGCTATTCAGCAGGCTACTACAGCTACAAATGGGCTGAAGTGCTCTCGGCAGACGCCTTTGCGGCGTTTGAAGAAGCCGGTCAGGGCAAGCATTCACTGCTCGACCGGGCAACCGGCGAACGCTTCTGGCGCGAAGTGCTGGCCGTGGGCGGCAGCCGCCCGGCCATCGAGTCTTTCCGCGCCTTCCGTGGTCGCGAGCCTCAGGTCGAGGCGCTGTTACGCCACAGCGGCATGCTCGAAACGACGGCCTGA
- a CDS encoding DUF2189 domain-containing protein, with protein sequence MEEHADFLSQHFSIPHLREVTPQRPFDWLARGWSDMRDNLGTSIVYGVFFAILGYALLAFAAPRPYLLSTAISGFLLIGPLAAAGLYEVSRRHEQGQSTSLKASISGLRAHSDLLFHFGILLALMLVLWERVSAVVFALFYMDNVPDLTNFAQSILFSGDYNVLLAAYIVIGGTLAAIVFSATVVAIPMMMARDTDMFTAMATSARAVATNPLPMLVWAALIVALIAVGFATLMVGMVIVLPLLGHATWHAYRDIVG encoded by the coding sequence ATGGAAGAACACGCGGATTTCCTGTCGCAGCATTTTTCGATTCCCCATCTGCGAGAGGTCACGCCCCAGCGACCGTTCGACTGGCTGGCGCGAGGCTGGTCAGACATGCGCGACAACCTGGGCACCAGCATTGTCTATGGCGTGTTCTTTGCCATCCTCGGCTACGCGTTGCTGGCCTTTGCCGCACCGCGCCCCTACCTGCTCTCGACCGCCATTTCCGGCTTTCTGCTCATTGGTCCGCTGGCGGCCGCGGGCCTCTATGAGGTGTCGCGCCGGCACGAGCAGGGCCAGAGCACCTCGCTCAAGGCGTCCATTTCCGGGCTGCGGGCCCACAGTGACCTGCTGTTTCACTTCGGCATCCTGCTTGCCCTCATGCTTGTCCTGTGGGAGCGCGTCTCGGCGGTGGTATTCGCCCTGTTTTACATGGACAACGTGCCGGATCTGACCAATTTCGCCCAATCCATCCTGTTTTCAGGCGACTACAACGTACTGCTCGCCGCTTACATCGTGATTGGCGGCACACTCGCTGCCATTGTCTTCAGTGCCACCGTGGTGGCCATCCCCATGATGATGGCGCGCGATACCGACATGTTCACCGCCATGGCGACCAGTGCCCGTGCCGTTGCCACCAATCCGCTGCCCATGCTGGTGTGGGCGGCCCTGATCGTGGCCCTCATTGCCGTGGGTTTCGCCACCTTGATGGTCGGCATGGTCATCGTGTTACCGCTGCTGGGTCATGCCACCTGGCACGCGTATCGCGATATTGTCGGCTGA
- a CDS encoding phosphoribosylaminoimidazolesuccinocarboxamide synthase, whose product MTTPLFESTIRSLPLLARGKVRDIYAIDDEKLLIVTSDRLSAFDVILPDPIPRKGQVLTAMANFWFEKLGHVVPNQLTGIAPEDVVAADERDQVTGRALVVKRLAPLPIEAVVRGYVIGSGWKDYQATGAICGIELPAGLKQAAKLPEPIFTPASKADVGDHDENISFAQAQERTQTVLADQLTGTGKQGAQLADEARRAAIQLYTEAADYAATRGIIIADTKFEFGIDATGTLHLIDEALTPDSSRFWPADQYQEGISPPSFDKQYVRDHLETLDWDKRAPGPRLPAEVIERTSAKYVEAYERLTGKTLP is encoded by the coding sequence ATGACGACCCCGCTGTTCGAATCGACCATCCGCTCCCTGCCCCTGCTCGCCCGCGGCAAGGTACGTGACATCTACGCCATCGATGACGAGAAACTGCTCATCGTCACCTCCGACCGCCTGTCTGCTTTTGACGTGATCCTGCCGGACCCGATCCCGCGCAAGGGTCAGGTGCTGACTGCGATGGCCAATTTCTGGTTCGAGAAACTCGGCCACGTGGTCCCCAATCAGCTCACCGGCATTGCCCCCGAAGACGTGGTCGCCGCCGATGAGCGCGATCAGGTCACCGGGCGTGCTCTGGTCGTCAAACGCCTGGCACCACTGCCCATCGAGGCGGTCGTTCGCGGTTACGTGATCGGTTCGGGCTGGAAAGACTATCAGGCCACCGGCGCCATCTGCGGCATCGAGCTGCCCGCCGGCCTTAAACAGGCTGCCAAGCTGCCCGAGCCGATCTTCACGCCCGCCTCCAAGGCCGACGTGGGCGACCACGACGAGAACATCTCGTTCGCCCAGGCTCAGGAGCGCACCCAGACCGTACTCGCCGACCAACTGACGGGCACCGGCAAGCAAGGCGCCCAACTGGCGGATGAGGCGCGCCGCGCCGCGATCCAGCTGTACACGGAAGCGGCCGACTACGCCGCCACCCGCGGCATCATCATCGCCGACACGAAGTTCGAATTCGGCATCGATGCAACCGGCACGCTGCACCTGATCGACGAAGCGCTCACGCCCGATTCATCCCGCTTCTGGCCTGCGGATCAGTACCAGGAGGGCATCAGCCCGCCGTCTTTCGACAAGCAGTATGTGCGCGACCATCTCGAGACACTCGACTGGGACAAGCGTGCTCCGGGCCCCCGTCTGCCGGCCGAGGTCATCGAGCGCACCAGTGCGAAGTACGTCGAGGCCTATGAGCGCCTGACCGGCAAGACGCTGCCCTGA